In the genome of Terribacillus sp. FSL K6-0262, one region contains:
- a CDS encoding nicotinate phosphoribosyltransferase, with product MSSQYPDDGLSLHTDLYQINMAETYWNDGIHDKKAVFEVSFRKLPFGNGFAIFAGLERVIEYLQQFRLTESDLAYLKDELGYGEDFLGFLKDLRFTGTVYSVVEGELVFSNEPLMRIEAPLAEAQLVETAILNIVNYQTLIATKASRIKLLLGDEIALEMGSRRAHELDAAVWGTRAAYIGGFEATSNVRAGKKFGIPVAGTLAHSMIQAYRDEYTAFTKYAERHKDCTFLVDTYDTLRSGVPNAIRVAKEQGDNINFRAIRLDSGDLAYLSKKARKALDEAGFTETKISASNDLDEETIQSLKAQGAKIDIWGIGTKLITAYDQPALGAVYKLVSIEEDGAMQDTIKISANPEKVSTPGLKKVYRIVNRINKKSEGDYIAMEDENPQEEDHLKMFHPVHTYVSKFVTDYDAVDLHQTIFKDGELVYELPAIDDIKAYAKENLSLLWDEYKRPKSPEEYPVDLSQKCWDNKMENIQRVKDHVKSLHKTT from the coding sequence ATGAGTTCGCAATATCCAGATGATGGACTGAGTTTACATACAGATCTTTATCAAATCAATATGGCGGAAACATATTGGAATGATGGGATCCATGATAAAAAAGCAGTGTTCGAGGTTTCGTTCCGCAAGCTGCCGTTCGGTAACGGCTTTGCCATATTTGCGGGGTTGGAACGTGTCATAGAGTATTTGCAGCAATTCCGATTAACGGAAAGCGATTTGGCTTACTTGAAGGATGAGCTTGGTTACGGGGAGGATTTCCTTGGCTTTCTGAAGGATCTGCGCTTTACAGGCACGGTCTATTCTGTCGTGGAAGGAGAGCTTGTTTTCAGCAATGAACCGCTCATGCGGATCGAGGCTCCCCTGGCGGAAGCACAGCTGGTGGAGACGGCGATTTTGAATATCGTCAACTACCAGACATTGATCGCGACGAAAGCATCGAGAATCAAGCTCTTGCTTGGCGATGAGATTGCTTTGGAAATGGGAAGCCGGCGCGCCCATGAGCTCGATGCGGCTGTATGGGGCACGAGAGCGGCATATATCGGCGGATTCGAGGCGACTTCGAATGTCCGGGCAGGCAAGAAATTCGGCATTCCGGTTGCCGGTACTTTGGCGCATTCCATGATTCAGGCTTATCGTGATGAATATACGGCATTTACGAAGTATGCAGAACGGCATAAGGATTGTACTTTCCTTGTGGACACATATGATACACTCCGTTCAGGCGTACCGAATGCCATTCGAGTAGCTAAAGAACAAGGCGATAATATCAATTTCCGTGCAATCAGGCTCGATAGCGGTGATTTGGCTTACTTGTCCAAGAAGGCGCGGAAGGCGCTGGATGAAGCTGGATTTACGGAGACAAAGATATCGGCATCGAATGATTTGGATGAAGAAACGATCCAAAGTTTGAAGGCGCAAGGAGCGAAGATCGACATTTGGGGCATCGGGACAAAGCTGATCACAGCGTATGATCAGCCTGCTTTGGGTGCGGTGTATAAACTTGTGAGCATCGAGGAAGATGGTGCGATGCAGGATACAATCAAAATCAGTGCCAATCCCGAAAAGGTATCGACGCCTGGCTTGAAGAAGGTCTATCGAATCGTCAATCGGATCAATAAGAAATCCGAAGGGGACTACATTGCCATGGAGGATGAAAATCCCCAGGAAGAGGATCATCTGAAGATGTTCCATCCGGTCCACACTTACGTCAGTAAGTTTGTGACGGATTACGATGCGGTTGATTTGCATCAGACAATCTTCAAGGATGGCGAGCTGGTCTATGAGCTTCCGGCTATCGATGACATCAAGGCTTATGCGAAAGAAAATCTGTCATTGCTATGGGATGAATATAAGCGTCCGAAATCGCCGGAGGAATACCCTGTCGATCTCAGTCAAAAGTGCTGGGATAATAAGATGGAAAATATCCAGAGAGTAAAAGATCATGTAAAATCTTTGCATAAAACGACTTAA
- a CDS encoding YolD-like family protein, whose protein sequence is MILKALKENGDMTISYYENGTLHTFTGRYHNLNLLDQTLCLENDEKKRMIIHIAGIQQIH, encoded by the coding sequence GTGATTTTGAAAGCGCTCAAGGAAAATGGTGATATGACCATCTCTTATTATGAGAACGGGACGCTGCATACCTTTACCGGAAGATATCATAATCTGAATCTCTTGGACCAAACGCTTTGTCTGGAAAATGATGAAAAGAAACGAATGATAATCCATATCGCAGGTATTCAGCAGATACATTGA
- a CDS encoding DUF3219 family protein encodes MDRKVIVNGMELGAYEYVHQYVDKGGQQLHEIRFKFPVTSEAYHDVAVLLYKDDFQVEVPEDEIAFEATIKQYSTSITNLYEEGQVGEYSLVLEEKAGAAD; translated from the coding sequence ATGGATAGAAAAGTGATTGTGAACGGTATGGAATTGGGGGCATATGAATATGTTCATCAATATGTCGATAAAGGCGGACAGCAGCTTCATGAGATCAGGTTTAAATTCCCGGTGACAAGTGAGGCTTATCATGATGTGGCGGTTTTGCTTTATAAAGATGACTTTCAGGTGGAGGTTCCTGAAGATGAGATTGCGTTCGAGGCCACAATCAAACAATATAGCACAAGTATCACCAATCTTTACGAAGAAGGACAGGTGGGGGAGTACTCCCTTGTGCTGGAGGAAAAGGCAGGAGCTGCGGATTGA
- a CDS encoding MerR family transcriptional regulator — translation MIYTVQKLAELAGVSKRTLRYYDQIGLLHPAEINASGYRIYTEKEVDLLQQILFYRELGVDLDTIKSIIHSPGFDREKALKEHRDSLLEKQERIRRLLGNVEKSIQALEGKVQMTDSEKFTGFKEKLLAENESAYGEEIREAYGEETVEASYQKFRGLSEEQYKQMEEVEQRVFETLRKAMKEGDSAGQAAMRAAGLHREWLSFTWPAYSKEAHAGLAEMYVQDERFTAYYENKAGKGAAQFLRDCIEQYTKS, via the coding sequence ATGATATATACCGTTCAGAAGCTGGCTGAGCTTGCCGGTGTAAGCAAGCGTACGCTGCGCTATTACGATCAAATCGGCCTGTTGCATCCAGCTGAGATCAATGCGAGCGGCTATAGGATCTATACGGAAAAAGAGGTGGATTTGCTGCAGCAGATCCTCTTTTATCGGGAGTTGGGCGTGGATCTGGATACAATCAAGTCCATCATTCATTCGCCGGGATTCGATAGGGAAAAGGCGCTGAAGGAGCACCGGGACAGCTTGCTGGAAAAGCAGGAACGTATTCGGAGGCTCCTTGGAAATGTCGAGAAGAGCATTCAAGCGTTGGAAGGGAAGGTACAGATGACGGATAGCGAGAAGTTCACAGGCTTCAAGGAAAAGCTGCTGGCTGAAAATGAATCAGCCTATGGAGAGGAAATCAGAGAAGCATATGGCGAGGAAACAGTCGAAGCTTCCTATCAGAAATTCCGTGGATTGTCGGAGGAGCAGTACAAGCAGATGGAGGAAGTGGAACAGCGCGTATTCGAAACGCTGCGTAAGGCGATGAAGGAAGGGGATTCTGCCGGACAGGCAGCAATGCGAGCCGCTGGGCTGCATCGGGAATGGCTGTCTTTTACATGGCCTGCCTATTCAAAGGAAGCGCATGCGGGGTTGGCGGAGATGTACGTCCAGGATGAACGTTTCACGGCTTATTATGAAAACAAGGCTGGAAAGGGCGCGGCTCAGTTTCTTCGTGATTGCATCGAGCAGTACACGAAATCTTAG
- a CDS encoding NUDIX domain-containing protein, producing the protein MKKKEFHRLARAVIRKGDSILLAKADGWQNSFLPGGHVEIGEGAESALLRELQEELGVKGKVVRFLGDFEHSWQHEATTHFELTHVFEAVIDDMQIESQEPHLRFFWAKPEEFDQLDLQPYPLIEVLREKQLPASIWRSTYQTN; encoded by the coding sequence ATGAAAAAGAAAGAATTTCACCGTCTTGCCCGCGCTGTCATCCGGAAGGGAGACAGCATTCTGCTTGCTAAGGCAGACGGATGGCAAAACAGCTTCCTGCCCGGCGGTCATGTCGAGATCGGGGAAGGGGCAGAATCGGCTTTGCTGCGGGAGCTGCAGGAGGAACTGGGTGTGAAAGGGAAAGTGGTCCGTTTTCTTGGTGATTTTGAGCATAGCTGGCAGCACGAAGCTACCACGCACTTTGAATTGACACATGTTTTTGAAGCAGTGATCGATGATATGCAGATCGAGAGCCAGGAACCGCATCTGCGTTTCTTTTGGGCAAAGCCGGAAGAATTCGACCAGCTGGACCTGCAGCCGTATCCCCTGATCGAGGTCTTGCGTGAAAAACAGCTTCCCGCTTCCATATGGCGGAGCACCTATCAGACAAACTGA
- a CDS encoding GNAT family N-acetyltransferase — translation MKTERLQTQDLEAAIQMSEYAFRYRITEDKRAERLEHMDRHQQLYGIKENGKLAAKLHLLPLAVRLGGQTIPMGGIAGVATYPEYRRNGYIKRLLSDTLYHMREQGMSVSMLHPFYVDFYRRFGYELFTDRTIYTLKKKDLVRMKTVQGTIERVKKEEHSREIEDIYTAYAATYSGMLAREASWWQQRFYGDHDFIAIYRDEDGKAQGYIIYEIASRDKLDISEFIALTADARIGLWNFIAQHDSMFEEVTLDLAPHDPLVFMLPDPELSVKHYPYFMARVVDIPAFFQKYEWQADPAGIVLQVEDPVIKENNGIFALQEGKAAASSETVGIKLSINMLSAIVFGYKRPLVLWQAGLIDGPEEMIQKLEHSIPRREPYFYDFF, via the coding sequence ATGAAGACAGAACGGTTACAAACGCAGGATTTGGAAGCGGCAATTCAAATGTCGGAGTATGCCTTCCGGTACCGCATCACGGAAGATAAGCGGGCGGAGAGACTGGAGCATATGGACCGGCATCAGCAGCTTTACGGAATCAAGGAAAATGGGAAGCTCGCTGCCAAGCTGCATCTGCTGCCGCTTGCGGTCAGACTTGGCGGACAGACGATTCCAATGGGCGGCATTGCTGGTGTAGCCACCTATCCTGAATATCGACGGAATGGTTATATCAAGCGGCTTTTATCCGATACGCTTTATCACATGCGCGAGCAAGGGATGTCTGTTTCCATGCTGCATCCCTTCTATGTCGATTTTTATCGTCGATTTGGGTATGAGCTATTCACGGATCGTACGATTTATACGCTGAAGAAGAAAGATCTCGTCCGGATGAAGACAGTCCAGGGTACAATAGAACGCGTGAAGAAGGAAGAGCATTCACGAGAAATCGAGGATATCTATACGGCTTATGCAGCTACATACAGCGGTATGCTGGCACGGGAAGCTTCCTGGTGGCAGCAGCGTTTTTATGGTGACCATGATTTCATCGCCATTTACCGTGATGAGGATGGCAAGGCACAAGGATATATCATTTATGAGATTGCTTCTCGTGACAAACTTGATATTTCAGAATTCATTGCCCTTACGGCAGATGCACGTATCGGTTTATGGAATTTCATTGCGCAGCATGATTCGATGTTTGAAGAGGTTACGCTTGATCTTGCACCGCATGATCCGCTCGTCTTCATGCTGCCGGATCCTGAGCTTTCCGTGAAGCATTATCCATACTTCATGGCGCGGGTTGTGGATATTCCGGCTTTCTTCCAAAAATATGAGTGGCAGGCTGATCCTGCTGGTATTGTGCTTCAAGTGGAAGACCCAGTCATCAAGGAAAATAACGGGATATTTGCGCTTCAGGAAGGAAAAGCAGCAGCTTCTTCTGAAACCGTCGGCATCAAGCTATCGATCAATATGCTTTCAGCTATTGTGTTCGGCTACAAGCGTCCGCTTGTCCTGTGGCAGGCTGGTTTGATCGATGGACCGGAAGAGATGATCCAAAAATTGGAGCACAGTATCCCAAGGCGTGAACCGTATTTTTATGATTTCTTTTAA
- a CDS encoding sugar porter family MFS transporter: MNKVSSKFIFFFGSFAGILFGYDIGIIAGAEGPIHDEFDLSPLWLGIVVSSLMGGAIIGSILSGLLGDRFGRRNIILVSSVIFFVGAIGSAIAPEEITLTIARVILGIAVGTASSLVPAYMSEIAPAKVRGKLSGLNQLMIVSGMLLSYIVSFIFEPVPNSWRWMLGSAGIFAVVLYFGVLKLPESPRYLIKKGMGEKAREVLSSLRDSKSEAEAEIQEIKKIAKQEKTGIGQLFQKRFRMALIIGVGIATFQQIQGSNSIVYYATSIARDVGLAPQVAAGFTVIVGVIFVVTTIIFLQFVDKFNRRAILTVGGAGMALSFFAPAILELIGINESALNWITLVSLCCFILFYSFSWAPLTWIIVGEIFPLSVRGIGAGISSAFNWTGSLLVGLVFPILADQYSFGVIFSSFGIICVLGLLFVRFVVVETKGRSLEQIEAELGARSERSAG; this comes from the coding sequence ATGAATAAAGTTTCAAGTAAATTTATCTTTTTCTTCGGATCATTTGCTGGTATCTTGTTTGGTTATGATATAGGGATTATCGCTGGTGCAGAAGGGCCCATTCACGACGAGTTTGACTTAAGCCCATTATGGCTGGGAATCGTTGTGTCTTCCTTGATGGGCGGGGCGATAATAGGATCGATTCTAAGCGGATTGCTCGGAGATAGATTCGGGCGCAGAAATATCATCCTGGTGTCCTCGGTGATTTTCTTTGTGGGTGCGATCGGATCGGCAATTGCCCCAGAAGAGATAACCTTGACGATTGCGCGTGTCATCTTAGGGATTGCTGTCGGGACAGCTTCGTCCTTGGTACCGGCGTACATGTCCGAAATAGCTCCGGCAAAGGTTCGCGGGAAATTGTCAGGGTTGAACCAATTGATGATTGTAAGCGGTATGCTTTTAAGTTACATTGTGTCTTTTATCTTTGAACCAGTTCCGAACAGCTGGCGCTGGATGTTGGGAAGTGCAGGGATTTTTGCAGTGGTGCTATACTTTGGGGTGCTAAAGCTGCCGGAATCTCCACGCTACTTGATTAAGAAGGGGATGGGGGAGAAAGCGCGGGAAGTATTGTCTTCCCTGAGGGATTCGAAATCGGAAGCAGAGGCAGAAATTCAGGAAATCAAAAAAATTGCGAAGCAAGAAAAGACAGGAATTGGCCAATTATTTCAAAAGCGATTTCGCATGGCCTTGATCATCGGGGTTGGGATTGCTACCTTCCAGCAAATCCAAGGCTCTAACTCCATTGTCTACTATGCCACCAGTATTGCACGCGATGTCGGCTTGGCACCGCAAGTTGCTGCGGGTTTTACGGTGATAGTCGGTGTGATTTTCGTTGTGACTACAATTATATTCCTGCAATTTGTAGATAAATTCAATCGGCGTGCCATCCTTACGGTGGGTGGTGCAGGTATGGCACTTTCCTTCTTTGCACCAGCAATCCTGGAGCTTATCGGGATAAATGAAAGCGCACTCAATTGGATCACTTTAGTATCGTTGTGCTGTTTCATCCTCTTCTATTCATTTTCTTGGGCGCCGCTTACATGGATCATTGTCGGGGAAATCTTCCCGTTATCGGTACGCGGAATCGGGGCGGGAATATCCTCTGCCTTTAACTGGACCGGTTCCTTGCTGGTTGGTCTGGTCTTCCCGATTCTTGCCGATCAATACAGTTTTGGCGTCATTTTCTCCTCTTTCGGCATCATATGTGTTCTGGGGCTGCTTTTCGTTCGATTTGTAGTGGTCGAAACAAAGGGGCGCAGTCTGGAACAAATAGAGGCAGAGCTTGGAGCACGTTCTGAAAGGTCGGCAGGTTGA
- the araA gene encoding L-arabinose isomerase, giving the protein METNNNVFWFVVGSQHLYGEEALAEVKANAQAITDALNESGVLPYSIVLQDLAVSADKITNIMKEVNYRDEVAGVITWMHTFSPAKMWIRGTKLLQKPLLHLATQFKESIPWDTIDMDYMNLHQAAHGDREYGFINARLNKRNKVVTGHWKREEVQKEIAAWMDAAVAYKESFNIKVARFGDNMRNVAVTEGDKIEAQIQFGWTVDYYGIGDLVRYVDAVSEEEVDALFGEYRDAYVFEYGDYNLEEWEASVKVQASYEIAIKRFLDEGGYSAFTTNFEDLYGMKQLPGLAVQRLMEQGYGFAGEGDWKTAALDRLLKVMSHNQSTGFMEDYTYEMTPGQESVLQSHMLEVDPSLAGNKPKIVVSPLGIGDREDPARLVFDGKAGEGIVVSMADFGTHYKLLINEVTAFEPAIPAPKLPVARVLWKIKPNFHEGVKAWIENGGGHHTVVSLNLTTDQIITYAKLVGLEYVVIK; this is encoded by the coding sequence ATGGAAACAAATAACAATGTATTTTGGTTTGTGGTGGGTTCGCAGCATCTATATGGGGAAGAAGCCTTGGCGGAGGTGAAGGCAAATGCACAAGCGATTACAGACGCATTGAATGAAAGCGGTGTCTTGCCTTATTCAATAGTTCTGCAGGATTTAGCTGTAAGCGCGGACAAAATCACAAACATCATGAAAGAAGTAAACTACCGGGATGAAGTAGCCGGTGTGATTACATGGATGCATACATTTTCTCCAGCAAAGATGTGGATACGAGGAACGAAACTGCTGCAGAAGCCTCTGCTTCATTTAGCGACACAGTTTAAGGAAAGTATACCTTGGGATACGATCGATATGGATTACATGAATCTTCACCAAGCTGCACACGGTGACAGGGAATATGGTTTTATCAATGCCCGATTGAATAAACGGAATAAAGTGGTGACTGGTCACTGGAAACGTGAAGAAGTACAAAAGGAAATTGCAGCTTGGATGGATGCAGCGGTTGCGTATAAGGAGAGTTTCAACATCAAAGTTGCCCGATTCGGTGACAATATGCGTAATGTAGCAGTTACCGAGGGAGATAAAATCGAAGCACAAATACAGTTTGGCTGGACAGTGGACTACTACGGCATCGGGGACTTGGTCCGATATGTCGATGCGGTTTCGGAAGAAGAAGTGGATGCATTGTTCGGTGAATACAGAGATGCTTATGTATTCGAGTATGGTGACTATAATTTGGAGGAATGGGAAGCTAGTGTCAAAGTGCAGGCGAGCTATGAAATTGCCATCAAACGTTTCTTGGATGAAGGGGGCTATTCTGCTTTCACGACCAATTTCGAGGATCTATATGGCATGAAGCAGCTACCGGGACTTGCTGTCCAGCGATTGATGGAGCAAGGATACGGATTTGCCGGGGAAGGCGACTGGAAAACAGCAGCGCTGGATCGTCTGCTCAAAGTCATGAGTCATAACCAATCCACTGGATTCATGGAGGATTACACCTATGAAATGACTCCGGGTCAGGAATCTGTCCTTCAGTCCCATATGCTTGAAGTCGATCCGAGTCTAGCCGGCAATAAACCAAAAATTGTGGTATCTCCGTTGGGCATCGGTGATCGTGAGGATCCCGCGCGTCTTGTTTTTGATGGCAAGGCGGGAGAAGGAATCGTTGTTTCCATGGCGGATTTTGGTACCCATTACAAACTTCTCATAAATGAAGTGACGGCATTCGAGCCTGCGATCCCTGCTCCGAAACTGCCTGTGGCCCGGGTCCTCTGGAAAATCAAGCCAAACTTCCACGAAGGCGTCAAGGCATGGATTGAAAACGGCGGCGGTCACCATACCGTGGTGTCGTTGAATCTGACGACAGATCAGATCATAACGTATGCCAAACTAGTCGGCTTGGAATATGTCGTGATCAAGTAA
- a CDS encoding L-ribulose-5-phosphate 4-epimerase produces the protein MLEHLKEEVFQANLDLPKYGLVKYTWGNASGIDRESGLFVIKPSGVDYDTMTASDMVVVDLEGNVVEGELNPSSDTKTHAVLYKHYTEIGGIVHTHSTWATIWAQAGLDVPAMGTTHADTFYGSIPCARFLTQEEIDRGYEAETGNVIIETFKERDLDIMSIPGVLLRGHGPFTWGKDAKTAVMNSVVLDEVSKMNLFARELNHFAEELPQRILDKHYLRKHGKDAYYGQK, from the coding sequence ATGTTAGAACATTTGAAAGAAGAAGTTTTTCAAGCCAATCTGGACCTTCCAAAGTATGGACTGGTGAAGTATACCTGGGGAAATGCGAGTGGAATCGATCGTGAAAGCGGCTTGTTTGTCATTAAGCCAAGCGGCGTCGATTATGACACGATGACAGCCAGTGACATGGTCGTTGTTGATCTGGAAGGAAATGTGGTGGAAGGGGAGCTGAATCCATCTTCGGATACAAAGACACATGCGGTCCTGTATAAGCATTATACGGAAATTGGCGGCATCGTCCATACGCATTCCACTTGGGCAACCATCTGGGCGCAAGCTGGCCTGGATGTCCCGGCAATGGGAACCACGCATGCAGACACCTTTTATGGCTCTATACCATGTGCGCGTTTCTTGACACAGGAAGAGATCGATCGCGGCTATGAAGCTGAAACAGGCAATGTCATCATCGAGACATTCAAAGAGCGGGATTTGGACATTATGTCGATACCTGGAGTGCTGCTGCGCGGGCATGGTCCATTTACTTGGGGCAAGGATGCCAAAACGGCAGTGATGAACAGTGTGGTGCTGGATGAAGTTTCAAAGATGAATTTATTCGCTCGGGAACTAAATCATTTTGCGGAGGAGCTGCCGCAGCGGATATTGGATAAGCACTATTTACGAAAGCATGGCAAAGATGCTTATTACGGGCAGAAGTGA
- a CDS encoding FGGY-family carbohydrate kinase encodes MNRDAITQAIIRGDTSLGIEFGSTRIKAVLINNGFETIASGSYDWENRLEGGIWTYNLLDIITGMQTAYSEMKQEIERSYGVTIRTIGSIGFSAMMHGYMAFDKTGELLVPFRTWRNATTHAAAKALTDAFRFNIPERWSIAHLYQAILNEEEHLPRLNVITTLAGFVHWLLTGNKAIGIGDASGMFPIDERTQNYNERMMEQFEEMIAGKGYPWKLKDILPKVYKAGDQAGSLTDVGARILDRSQNLQPGIPVCPPEGDAGTGMVATNSIRKRTGNVSVGTSVFAMVVLEKELSEVYPEIDIVTTPTGSPVAMVHANNCSSDLNAWVDIFREFAEALGMEVKSDLLFEVLLHEALRAEPDGGGLLSYGYLSGENITGFETGRPLFVRSPKSNFNLANFMRTQLFSAFGALKIGMDILNKQERVAIDNIVAHGGLFKTPIVGQKMVAAAMDAPVSVMPTADDGGAWGIALLAAYMAHREEQESLGHFLDQKVFDSVHKQEMYPDAFDVRGFEDFITRYERGLAIERAAVDHLI; translated from the coding sequence ATGAATCGAGATGCTATCACACAAGCCATCATAAGGGGAGATACGTCACTTGGTATTGAATTTGGGTCCACTCGCATAAAAGCAGTGCTGATCAACAATGGTTTTGAGACGATCGCGTCCGGAAGCTATGATTGGGAAAATCGCTTGGAAGGTGGAATCTGGACGTACAATCTGTTGGATATCATTACCGGTATGCAGACTGCTTACAGTGAAATGAAACAAGAAATTGAACGAAGTTATGGTGTTACCATCCGCACAATCGGTTCCATCGGGTTTTCGGCCATGATGCATGGATACATGGCCTTTGATAAAACTGGTGAACTGCTTGTTCCGTTCCGGACTTGGCGCAATGCAACAACTCATGCTGCCGCAAAGGCATTGACCGATGCATTCCGATTCAATATTCCTGAAAGATGGAGCATAGCGCACCTTTATCAGGCAATTTTAAACGAGGAAGAACATCTGCCGCGTTTAAATGTGATCACTACATTAGCGGGATTCGTACATTGGCTCCTGACAGGCAACAAAGCCATCGGGATAGGTGATGCATCGGGAATGTTCCCGATTGATGAGAGGACACAGAATTATAACGAGCGGATGATGGAGCAGTTTGAAGAGATGATTGCAGGAAAAGGTTATCCGTGGAAGTTAAAGGATATTCTCCCTAAGGTATACAAAGCTGGCGATCAAGCGGGCTCATTGACGGATGTCGGAGCGAGGATCCTGGATCGGTCCCAAAATTTGCAGCCGGGAATTCCTGTTTGCCCTCCGGAGGGTGATGCGGGTACAGGCATGGTCGCGACAAACAGTATAAGAAAACGGACAGGGAATGTCTCGGTCGGGACCTCCGTCTTTGCCATGGTAGTGCTGGAGAAGGAGCTTTCGGAGGTGTACCCAGAAATAGATATAGTGACTACGCCGACAGGAAGCCCAGTTGCAATGGTCCATGCAAACAATTGTTCAAGTGACCTGAATGCCTGGGTCGATATATTCCGCGAATTTGCCGAGGCGCTGGGAATGGAAGTGAAATCGGATTTATTATTCGAGGTACTGCTGCATGAAGCTTTGCGCGCAGAACCAGATGGCGGCGGTTTGCTTAGCTATGGTTATTTATCAGGCGAAAATATCACTGGTTTTGAAACTGGGCGTCCCTTATTTGTCCGTTCACCCAAGAGTAATTTCAATCTTGCTAATTTTATGCGAACGCAGCTGTTCAGTGCTTTCGGGGCATTGAAAATAGGAATGGATATCCTGAATAAGCAGGAGAGAGTGGCAATCGACAATATCGTTGCGCATGGCGGACTTTTCAAGACACCTATAGTGGGGCAGAAAATGGTGGCCGCTGCGATGGATGCTCCTGTGTCGGTAATGCCTACAGCGGATGATGGCGGAGCGTGGGGTATTGCCCTGCTTGCTGCGTATATGGCGCATCGAGAGGAACAGGAAAGCCTCGGTCATTTCCTCGACCAGAAGGTTTTTGATTCCGTTCATAAGCAGGAAATGTATCCCGACGCATTTGATGTGAGGGGTTTTGAGGATTTCATTACGAGATATGAGCGTGGGTTGGCAATCGAGCGGGCAGCAGTTGATCATTTAATTTAA
- a CDS encoding GntR family transcriptional regulator — translation MKTKYQVIIEELKSKILSGDYSVGERIPTESALQETYNVSRHTVRKAILELATEGFLRSEKGSGTYVSGEYKSSGKPTNKTIGVITTYISDYIFPSIIRGIEGRLNEEDYSLLLASTNNDVEQEKKALEMMLSYGVDGLIVEPTRSNLYNPNIAYYLSFKEKDIPFIMINAHYEELDVPYLCLDDVQSSYLATNLLINKGHTQIGLVAKMDDLQGKYRMKGYIKALGEAKLPFQPEHVLSFDTETKQDLRMNMKKFLTEYKETLTSIICYNDEVGLEVVNVCRQLDIAVPDKLSIIGQDNSYIAKNANIQLTTLTHPQELMGRDAADWIIMKLQGKKDLPNEIYYQPEMIEGETVKELT, via the coding sequence ATGAAAACAAAATATCAGGTCATTATAGAAGAATTAAAGAGTAAGATTTTATCAGGAGATTATAGCGTAGGAGAACGGATTCCCACTGAATCGGCTTTGCAAGAAACTTATAACGTCAGCCGCCACACTGTACGCAAGGCAATCTTGGAATTAGCCACCGAAGGATTCCTGAGAAGCGAGAAAGGATCCGGGACTTATGTCAGCGGTGAGTACAAATCCTCCGGTAAACCCACCAATAAAACAATCGGCGTCATTACAACCTATATATCCGATTATATCTTCCCTTCGATCATCCGCGGGATTGAAGGGCGTCTCAATGAAGAGGACTATTCCTTGCTATTAGCTAGTACCAATAATGATGTAGAACAGGAAAAAAAAGCTTTGGAAATGATGTTATCTTATGGAGTGGATGGTTTGATAGTCGAGCCTACCAGGAGTAATTTATACAATCCCAATATTGCTTATTACCTATCATTCAAGGAAAAAGATATACCATTTATCATGATCAATGCTCATTACGAGGAATTGGATGTACCTTATCTATGCCTGGACGATGTACAATCCAGTTATCTTGCTACAAATCTATTGATAAATAAAGGACATACACAAATTGGTCTTGTTGCAAAAATGGATGATTTACAAGGAAAGTATCGAATGAAAGGGTATATAAAAGCGCTCGGTGAAGCTAAATTACCTTTTCAGCCCGAGCATGTACTCTCTTTCGATACAGAAACCAAACAAGATTTGCGTATGAATATGAAAAAATTCCTCACAGAATATAAGGAGACGCTGACTTCCATCATATGCTACAACGATGAAGTCGGATTAGAAGTAGTGAATGTATGCAGACAACTAGATATAGCAGTACCAGACAAATTGTCCATCATCGGTCAGGACAATTCCTATATTGCCAAAAATGCCAATATCCAATTGACTACATTGACCCATCCGCAAGAACTGATGGGGCGTGATGCCGCTGATTGGATCATCATGAAGCTTCAAGGAAAGAAAGATTTACCGAATGAAATTTATTATCAGCCGGAAATGATCGAAGGGGAAACAGTCAAAGAACTCACATGA